In the Sandaracinus amylolyticus genome, GTGCGCGGGCGACTCGTGGGGCGCGTGCGTCGGCGAGGTCGGCCCCGCGCCCGAGACGTGCGACGGCGAGGACGACGACTGCGACGGCGACGTCGACGAGGGCACGACCGTGCAGTGCTACGCCGACGGCGATCGCGACGGCTTCGCGCCCCCGAGCGCGTTCGCGATGTCGCGCTGCGGGCCCACGTGCCCGGCGGGCACCACGAGCCTCGCGCCCTCGAGCGCGACGACGACCGACTGCGACGATCTCGACGCGCGCGCGTTCCCTGGTCAGACCGGCGCGTTCGGCGATCCGCGCAGCGGCGTCGGCGGGTTCGACTTCGACTGCGACGGCGTGACCGAGGCCGGACGCAACAACGCCGGCTGCCTGACCAACGCGACCGGCGACGGCTGCGTGTACGGGCGCTCGTACTCCGGCAGCGAGTTCTCGTGCGGGCAGTACGTCGCCTGGCAGGACTGCGCGTTCTACGACGGCGAGTGTCGGGACGCGGGCGGCTGCACGCCGGGCATCGGGACCAACTGCGAGCGCTACGCCTGCCGTTGACGCGCGTGCCAATACGGTTCAACGTCGCGCCGATGCCGTTCGCGATCCGGCGCGGAGTGCGCCTCTACTGGGAGCTCACCGGGAACGAGGCGGGGCCGCCGCTGCTGCTCATCCGAGGGCTCTCGCGCTCGAGCCGCTACTGGTACGACATCCGCCCGCTGCTCGAGCCGCGCTTCCGCGTGCTGGTGCTCGACAACCGCGGCGTCGGTCGCAGCGACGCGCCGGTCCCCGGCTTCACCACCGCCGACATGGCCGACGACGTCGCGGCGGTGCTCGCGGCGAGCGGTGTCCATCGCGCGAACGTGTTCGGCCTCTCGCTCGGCGGCATGATCGCGCAGCAGCTCGTGCTGCGTCATCCCGGCCGCGTCGAGCGCCTCGTGCTCGGCGCGACGACGATGGGCGGGTCCGGTGCGCACCGGACGCCGAGCGATGCGATCCTCGGCTTCCTGCGCACCGCGAACGTCTCGGTCGCCGATCAGATCCGGCTCACGATGAAGTGGGCGATCGATCCCGACGCGCTCGCGCGCCGACCCGAGATCCTCGACGAGTGGATCGCGATCGCGGAGAGCGAGCCGCGCAACCGGCTCTCGCTCGCGGGCCAGCTCCTCGCCGCCGGCATGCACGACACCAGCGAGCACCTGCACCGCGTGCGCGCGCCCACGATGGTCGTCGTCGGTGATCGCGATCGTCTGATCCCGCCGATGAACAGCCACCGCATCGCGCGCACGATCCCGCGCGCGCGCCTCGAGGTGCTGCACGGCGCGGGGCACGACTTCACGACCGAGCGACCCGCGGAGGTCGCGGCGCTGGTCAGCGAGTTCTTCGCGCCTTCGTGATCACGGCACGCCGGCGTCGCCGTAGCGGCTCCGCCACTCGCCCTCGACGTGCTCGACCACGCGCTCGGTCGCGTCGCGCGCCTCCGAGCCCAGCTCCTGCGCAGGCTCGGTCGCGGCGATGCGCATCGCGTGCTCGTGCAACGTGCGCTGTCCGAGCGGCACGAAGAACCACACGTACGCGACCACCGCGAGCCCGACGAGCGAGAGCGCGGCGCTGATCAGGCGGCGCAGCACACCTTTTCGTACCACTGCCGCGGCTCGGGTGCGAAGTTTCGTGAATCCCCCGCGCACGGGCTCGACGGCCGAGAGGCGACGACTCAGAGACGATCGTGGTGGGGCGCTCTGGTAAAGTGGCCGACGTGGGTGAGCGCGAAGATCGCGACGCGACCCTCGACGCGTCGTTGGTCGACGAGGAGTCGGGGCCCCGCGAGAAGCACGTCGCGCCCGGCGCCGACCTCGTGCCGGGTCAGCTCTTCGCCGGTCGTTACCTCGTCGAGTCGCTCCTCGGGCGCGGCGGCATGGGCTCGGTGTGGCGCGTCCGCGACGAGATGGTCGGCGAGACGGTCGCGCTCAAGACGCTCTCGCTGCACGACGGAGCGGAGCGCGCGATCGAGCGGTTCCGCCGCGAGGTGCGCCTCGCGCGCCGCATCACGAGCCCGCACGTCGCGCGCACCCACGACCTCGGGAGCCAGGGCGGCGTCCACTTCCTCACGATGGAGCTCATCGAGGGGCCGAGCCTCTCGCGCGTGATCGAGAAGGAGCGCCGCCTCGCGTCCGATCGCGCGGCGCGCATCGCGGCGCAGATCGCCGACGGGCTCGCGGCCGCGCACGCGGCGGGCGTGGTGCATCGCGACCTCAAGCCCGACAACGTGCTCATCGAGGCGCGGACCTCGCGCGTCGTGGTGACCGACTTCGGCATCGCGCGTGCGCTCGACGCCGACGCCGCACAGCGCACCGGCGGCATCGTCGGCACGCCGCTCTACATGGCGCCCGAGCAGATCGCGGGGCGCACCGTCGACGCCCGCGCCGATCTCTACGCGCTCGGCCTCGTGCTCTTCGAGCTGCTCACGGGCGAGGCCGCGTTCGCCGCCGAGACGCCGATCGCCGCAGCGGTGAAGCGCCTGCAGCATCCGGCGCCCGATCCGCGCTCGCTCGTGGGCGTCCCCGATGCGCTCGCGGAGATCGTGATGCGCAGCCTCGAGCGCGATCCCGCGCGTCGCCACCCCGATGCGGCGAGCCTCGCGCGCGCGCTCGTCGAGGTCGCGGGCACGGGATCGATCGTCAGCCTCTCGAACGTCTCGATCGCGTCGGCGACCTCGACGCCGACGTCGAACCGCTCGCCCGTCGCGCCGCTGCTGCGTGGTGATCGCGCGCTCGCGGTGGTGCCCTTCGCGTACCGCGGGCCGAGCGATCAGGACTGGCTCGCGCCCGGCATCGGCGACGAGCTGATCGACGTGCTCTCGCGGACGCGCGGCCTGCGCGTGCTCGGTCGCGGCGCGGTGCAGCACCTCGACGGCTCGCGCGACGCGCGCGAGATCGGGCGCTCGCTCTCGGTCGACTACGTGATCGACGGCACCGTGCAGGTCGCGGGACCGCGCCTGC is a window encoding:
- a CDS encoding alpha/beta fold hydrolase, with protein sequence MPFAIRRGVRLYWELTGNEAGPPLLLIRGLSRSSRYWYDIRPLLEPRFRVLVLDNRGVGRSDAPVPGFTTADMADDVAAVLAASGVHRANVFGLSLGGMIAQQLVLRHPGRVERLVLGATTMGGSGAHRTPSDAILGFLRTANVSVADQIRLTMKWAIDPDALARRPEILDEWIAIAESEPRNRLSLAGQLLAAGMHDTSEHLHRVRAPTMVVVGDRDRLIPPMNSHRIARTIPRARLEVLHGAGHDFTTERPAEVAALVSEFFAPS
- a CDS encoding serine/threonine-protein kinase, which encodes MGEREDRDATLDASLVDEESGPREKHVAPGADLVPGQLFAGRYLVESLLGRGGMGSVWRVRDEMVGETVALKTLSLHDGAERAIERFRREVRLARRITSPHVARTHDLGSQGGVHFLTMELIEGPSLSRVIEKERRLASDRAARIAAQIADGLAAAHAAGVVHRDLKPDNVLIEARTSRVVVTDFGIARALDADAAQRTGGIVGTPLYMAPEQIAGRTVDARADLYALGLVLFELLTGEAAFAAETPIAAAVKRLQHPAPDPRSLVGVPDALAEIVMRSLERDPARRHPDAASLARALVEVAGTGSIVSLSNVSIASATSTPTSNRSPVAPLLRGDRALAVVPFAYRGPSDQDWLAPGIGDELIDVLSRTRGLRVLGRGAVQHLDGSRDAREIGRSLSVDYVIDGTVQVAGPRLRVTVRLLDVGTGVQQWSERFDSEVEDLFAVQERVAQRIAESLRLSLHGVGAAGAISPEALELYLRARHRLRTANAVSPVETAEALERVIELAPDFAPAYASYATACVRAWFLPSPDSTRDWGAEAARAIERAVERAPDLAETHYARAQLASQHGRYREAVGAARTALTIAPTLPEAHQFLGMLQVEAGRAKEGLQRIDLALQLDPNLLFASLEKMRWNGQYGDLAVFDAIAEKWADDPTKEPFLAQQLVRVGAFRRDEARIRRGIALLENLDVPSAPFMMLYARVMLGDRDVLQGIERLRALIAGNVSDRFRSLVHQLSAEAYGRLGETERMMEHVRGGADSVLVDLEWMDRCPLIEQARTQPDFAELRRKVRARCEQIWAA